The following proteins come from a genomic window of Anas acuta chromosome 22, bAnaAcu1.1, whole genome shotgun sequence:
- the C1QB gene encoding complement C1q subcomponent subunit B, giving the protein MQTMWVMLICLAGGQLACATLCKTYGTIPGIPGAPGQPGSNGRDGQNGPKGDRGPPGRAEDEGEIGEKGDPGTPGYPGKIGPRGPVGSKGLQGPTGPPGPQGDSGDYKATLKSAFSAARTISIFPRREQPIRFDRVITNEKGHYENRYGRFTCRVPGIYYFTYHVTSKGSLCLRMKKGRGGSKGDVVLTFCDYVHSSYQITTGGVVLKMAMNDSVWLEPTEKNAIVGIEGSDSIFSGFLIFPEA; this is encoded by the exons ATGCAGACCATGTGGGTGATGTTGATCTGCTTAGCCGGAGGGCAGCTCGCGTGTGCCACGCTCTGCAAGACTTACGGCACCATCCCGGGCATCCCAGGGGCACCCGGCCAGCCTGGCAGCAATGGCAGAGATGGACAGAATGGCCCAAAGGGTGATCGAG GTCCCCCTGGCCGGGCGGAGGACGAAGGAGAAATTGGGGAGAAGGGAGACCCAGGAACACCAGGGTACCCGGGGAAGATTGGCCCCAGGGGCCCCGTGGGTTCAAAGGGACTGCAGGGCCCCACGGGACCCCCCGGTCCCCAGGGAGACTCTGGGGACTACAAGGCCACCCTCAAGTCCGCCTTCTCAGCGGCCAGGACGATCAGCATCTTCCCTCGCCGGGAGCAGCCCATCCGCTTCGACCGTGTCATCACGAACGAGAAGGGTCACTACGAGAACCGCTACGGCCGCTTCACCTGCCGCGTGCCGGGCATCTACTACTTCACCTACCACGTCACGTCCAAGGGCAGCCTGTGCCTCAGAATGAAAAAGGGCCGGGGTGGCAGCAAGGGCGACGTGGTGCTGACCTTCTGCGACTACGTGCACAGCAGCTACCAGATCACCACCGGCGGCGTGGTGCTCAAGATGGCAATGAACGACTCCGTCTGGCTGGAGCCAACGGAGAAGAACGCCATCGTGGGGATCGAAGGGTCTGACAGCATCTTTTCCGGCTTCCTGATCTTCCCTGAGGCTTAG
- the C1QC gene encoding complement C1q subcomponent subunit C isoform X2 produces MRQSFWKHFCLALTLLPLYLGSAVTGDPSHSCYGAPGLPGTPGVPGKDGRDGLKGAKGEPGIPAIPATRGPKGMKGEPGSPGLPGKTGPAGPPGPPGDPGEMGSAGEPGMPGSYKQKHQSAFSVTRQTAEHPLKNIPVIFNHVITNTNNDYDTTTGKFTCKLPGLYYFVFHSSQTANLCVLLFKNMKKMASFCDHKTNTMQVSSGGILLHLQAGNEVWLEVNDYNGMVGIGGSDSIFSGFLLFPD; encoded by the exons ATGAGGCAGAGCTTTTGGAAGCATTTCTGTCTGGCCCTCACTCTCCTACCTCTGTACCTGGGGTCTGCAGTGACCGGAGATCCCTCCCACAGCTGCTATGGGGCTCCAGGCCTGCCAGGCACGCCGGGTGTGCCAGGCAAGGATGGCCGAGATGGGCTGAAGGGAGCCAAAGGAGAGCCAG GCATCCCAGCCATTCCTGCTACACGAGGCCCCAAGGGTATGAAAGGGGAGCCGGGCAGCCCTGGCTTGCCAGGCAAGACGGGCCCCGCCGGTCCCCCCGGTCCCCCTGGAGACCCCGGGGAGATGGGCAGTGCCGGAGAGCCAGGCATGCCAGGCAGCTACAAGCAGAAGCACCAGTCGGCATTTTCGGTGACGAGGCAGACGGCTGAGCACCCCTTAAAGAACATCCCCGTGATCTTCAACCACGTCATCACCAACACCAACAACGACTACGACACCACCACCGGCAAGTTCACCTGCAAGCTCCCCGGCCTCTACTACTTCGTCTTCCACAGCTCACAGACAGCCAACCTCTGCGTCCTGCTGTTCAAGAACATGAAAAAGATGGCCAGCTTCTGCGACCACAAGACCAACACCATGCAGGTCAGCTCAGGTGGCATCCTCCTCCACCTGCAGGCTGGGAACGAGGTCTGGCTGGAGGTGAACGACTACAACGGCATGGTGGGCATCGGTGGCTCCGACAGCATCTTCTCGGGGTTCCTGCTCTTCCCAGACTAG
- the C1QC gene encoding complement C1q subcomponent subunit C isoform X1, whose amino-acid sequence MGASQGLRVPIGLFPNCVTSSGRVSQRETQVVQSQQAVPSAHRAPQLRIPHPAPLLESSKMRQSFWKHFCLALTLLPLYLGSAVTGDPSHSCYGAPGLPGTPGVPGKDGRDGLKGAKGEPGIPAIPATRGPKGMKGEPGSPGLPGKTGPAGPPGPPGDPGEMGSAGEPGMPGSYKQKHQSAFSVTRQTAEHPLKNIPVIFNHVITNTNNDYDTTTGKFTCKLPGLYYFVFHSSQTANLCVLLFKNMKKMASFCDHKTNTMQVSSGGILLHLQAGNEVWLEVNDYNGMVGIGGSDSIFSGFLLFPD is encoded by the exons ATGGGGGCCAGCCAGGGGCTGCGTGTCCCTATCGGGCTCTTTCCTAACTGTGTGACTTCCTCCGGGAGGGTGTCGCAGAGGGAGACGCAGGTcgtgcagagccagcaggcagTGCCCTCGGCACACAGGGCTCCACAGCTCAGGATCCCACACCCTGCTCCCCTGCTGGAG AGCTCCAAAATGAGGCAGAGCTTTTGGAAGCATTTCTGTCTGGCCCTCACTCTCCTACCTCTGTACCTGGGGTCTGCAGTGACCGGAGATCCCTCCCACAGCTGCTATGGGGCTCCAGGCCTGCCAGGCACGCCGGGTGTGCCAGGCAAGGATGGCCGAGATGGGCTGAAGGGAGCCAAAGGAGAGCCAG GCATCCCAGCCATTCCTGCTACACGAGGCCCCAAGGGTATGAAAGGGGAGCCGGGCAGCCCTGGCTTGCCAGGCAAGACGGGCCCCGCCGGTCCCCCCGGTCCCCCTGGAGACCCCGGGGAGATGGGCAGTGCCGGAGAGCCAGGCATGCCAGGCAGCTACAAGCAGAAGCACCAGTCGGCATTTTCGGTGACGAGGCAGACGGCTGAGCACCCCTTAAAGAACATCCCCGTGATCTTCAACCACGTCATCACCAACACCAACAACGACTACGACACCACCACCGGCAAGTTCACCTGCAAGCTCCCCGGCCTCTACTACTTCGTCTTCCACAGCTCACAGACAGCCAACCTCTGCGTCCTGCTGTTCAAGAACATGAAAAAGATGGCCAGCTTCTGCGACCACAAGACCAACACCATGCAGGTCAGCTCAGGTGGCATCCTCCTCCACCTGCAGGCTGGGAACGAGGTCTGGCTGGAGGTGAACGACTACAACGGCATGGTGGGCATCGGTGGCTCCGACAGCATCTTCTCGGGGTTCCTGCTCTTCCCAGACTAG
- the C1QA gene encoding complement C1q subcomponent subunit A: MRLSLWLAASALAAVLGTALPSEQVCRAPDGKDGFPGVPGLNGRPGQKGDVGEPGKPAPRTGIHGPKGDEGEPGPPGNPGNRGFHGPPGPPGVPGQPGPRGAKGKAGNILEQPRPAFSASRKSQTNRGSTVVFDNIITNQENSYSSQSGQFTCRIPGLYYFAFQVVSIGDLCLSITKNRERVVSFCDNNSRNILQVNSGSSVLSLAVGDQVSVSFDPVKGSQIYSGSEADSVFSGFMLFPQTG; this comes from the exons ATGCGTCTCAGCCTTTGGCTGGCAGCCAGTGCCctagcagcagtgctgggcacagccctgccttcAGAGCAGGTGTGTCGGGCACCGGATGGCAAAGACGGATTCCCTGGGGTCCCTGGCCTCAATGGGAGGCCAGGGCAGAAGGGTGACGTGGGGGAACCAG GGAAACCGGCACCAAGGACAGGCATCCACGGACCCAAAGGGGATGAAGGTGAGCCGGGGCCTCCTGGCAACCCAGGAAACCGGGGCTTCCATGGTCCACCCGGCCCCCCTGGGGTGCCAGGGCAGCCAGGACCAAGAGGGGCCAAGGGGAAGGCTGGCAATATCCTGGAGCAGCCACGTCCTGCCTTCTCTGCCTCACGGAAGTCCCAGACGAACCGGGGCAGCACGGTGGTGTTCGACAACATCATCACCAACCAGGAGAACTCCTACAGTAGCCAGAGCGGGCAGTTCACCTGCCGTATCCCCGGGCTCTACTACTTTGCTTTTCAAGTGGTCTCCATCGGAGACCTCTGCCTGAGCATCACCAAGAATAGGGAGCGCGTGGTCAGCTTCTGCGACAACAACAGCCGCAACATCCTGCAGGTGAACTCGGGCAGCAGCGTGCTGAGCCTGGCTGTGGGTGACCAGGTCTCAGTGAGCTTTGACCCCGTGAAGGGCAGCCAGATTTACAGCGGCTCCGAGGCAGACAGCGTCTTCAGCGGCTTCATGCTCTTCCCACAGACGGGCTGA